A single region of the Streptomyces sp. NBC_01262 genome encodes:
- a CDS encoding glycoside hydrolase family 32 protein, whose translation MSHDPHAPRFRISPAAGWINDPNGPFRWRGRRHLFYQYNPHAPVHADIHWGHASSRDLVHWEHHPIALTPTPGGPDEAGCWSGCVVDDAGTPTAVYTGVDHAHAGLGTICLARAADPDDERLTEWKPLPTPVVAGPPPGLDVVMFRDPFVFRCADRRWALVGAGHADGTPSVLLYDCDDLTAWRFAGVLLDGNDPVAAGVFGDKSVGWECPHLYRTAGGDHVLLVSLWDGDPCSTGYLTGRLEADGQGALRFVPRAGGRLDQGRDFYAPAVLQEPDRALLWGWSWEARPQEETYRAGWAGVLTAPRVVDIHPDGSLRVSPAPELELLRPAEPFVTAPGRVPLPHTYDLTVTACEPTTVSLLRGAAGRELTVRADPASGTVVLDRSAWPRTGREGSAPITVHVPKGPELALRLLVDGSLLELFVVERAMVTERVYRRPGDIAELVVDGPGARVTGWAPDPRRRG comes from the coding sequence TTGAGCCACGACCCCCACGCACCCCGGTTCCGGATCAGTCCGGCCGCGGGCTGGATCAACGACCCCAACGGCCCGTTCCGTTGGCGCGGCCGCCGGCACCTCTTCTACCAGTACAACCCGCACGCCCCGGTCCACGCCGACATCCACTGGGGCCACGCCTCCAGCCGCGACCTCGTCCACTGGGAGCACCACCCGATCGCGCTCACCCCGACGCCCGGCGGCCCCGACGAGGCCGGCTGCTGGTCGGGCTGCGTGGTCGACGACGCCGGCACACCGACCGCCGTGTACACGGGAGTCGACCATGCCCACGCCGGACTCGGCACCATCTGCCTGGCGCGGGCGGCGGACCCGGACGATGAGCGGCTGACCGAGTGGAAGCCGCTGCCGACGCCGGTGGTGGCAGGGCCGCCGCCGGGACTGGACGTGGTGATGTTCCGCGACCCGTTCGTCTTCCGCTGCGCGGACAGGCGCTGGGCCCTCGTCGGGGCCGGGCACGCCGACGGCACGCCGTCGGTCCTGCTCTACGACTGCGACGACCTGACCGCCTGGCGGTTCGCCGGTGTGCTGCTGGACGGCAATGATCCGGTGGCCGCAGGCGTGTTCGGCGACAAGTCGGTGGGCTGGGAGTGCCCGCACCTGTACCGGACAGCAGGCGGCGACCACGTACTTCTGGTGTCCCTCTGGGACGGAGATCCCTGCTCCACCGGATACCTGACCGGCCGTCTGGAGGCCGATGGCCAGGGCGCGTTGAGGTTCGTGCCGCGCGCCGGCGGCCGGCTCGACCAGGGGCGGGACTTCTACGCTCCCGCCGTGCTCCAGGAGCCGGACCGCGCACTGCTGTGGGGCTGGTCGTGGGAGGCCCGCCCGCAAGAGGAGACGTACCGGGCCGGATGGGCAGGCGTACTCACCGCGCCACGGGTCGTCGACATCCACCCCGACGGTTCACTGCGGGTGAGTCCGGCCCCGGAACTCGAACTGCTGCGCCCGGCCGAGCCGTTCGTCACCGCGCCGGGCCGGGTTCCGCTTCCCCACACGTACGACCTGACGGTCACCGCATGCGAACCGACCACGGTGAGCCTGCTCCGGGGCGCGGCGGGCCGGGAGCTGACCGTCCGGGCGGACCCTGCCTCGGGGACCGTCGTCCTGGACCGCAGCGCCTGGCCCCGGACCGGCAGGGAAGGCTCCGCCCCGATCACCGTGCACGTGCCGAAGGGGCCGGAACTCGCGCTCCGGCTGCTCGTCGACGGCTCGCTCCTCGAACTCTTCGTCGTGGAACGGGCCATGGTCACCGAGCGCGTCTACCGGCGCCCCGGCGACATCGCCGAGCTGGTCGTCGACGGGCCGGGTGCCCGGGTCACCGGGTGGGCGCCGGACCCACGGAGGCGCGGCTGA
- a CDS encoding carbohydrate ABC transporter permease: MSQATPTLSRVRYSLTPWARIAALTVCALLTLGPVIWTVATSLRTPAQSFDLPPQIIPTHPTTAAYRGVFQQIDVWLLALNSTLVTALIAVGQMITAGLAGYAFARLEFRFKKPLFGLVLATMMVPLQVTIVPVFLVLKSMGLTDTLLGLIIPAFPTAFGTFLMRQYFLGMPKDLGEAAMVDGAGPWRIFRSVYAPLATPGLAIVGVLAFNYHWNEFFRPLILETSSQNYTLPLGLVSLQGNLGTGSISVVLAGVVLSMLPAVAVFVVGQRPLREGITSAGVNR, encoded by the coding sequence ATGAGCCAAGCAACCCCGACCCTCAGTCGCGTACGTTACTCACTCACCCCCTGGGCCCGGATCGCCGCACTGACCGTGTGCGCCCTGCTGACGCTGGGCCCGGTCATCTGGACCGTCGCCACCTCACTGCGCACCCCGGCCCAGTCCTTCGACCTGCCCCCGCAGATCATCCCGACGCACCCGACGACCGCGGCCTACCGCGGGGTCTTCCAGCAGATCGACGTGTGGCTGCTCGCCCTGAACTCCACGCTGGTGACGGCACTGATCGCCGTCGGCCAGATGATCACGGCGGGCCTGGCCGGATACGCCTTCGCGCGCCTGGAGTTCCGTTTCAAGAAGCCGCTCTTCGGCCTGGTCCTGGCGACCATGATGGTGCCGTTGCAGGTCACCATCGTCCCGGTGTTCCTGGTGCTGAAGTCGATGGGCCTCACCGACACGCTCCTCGGCCTGATCATCCCGGCCTTCCCGACGGCCTTCGGCACCTTCCTGATGCGCCAGTACTTCCTCGGTATGCCGAAGGACCTGGGCGAAGCGGCCATGGTGGACGGCGCGGGGCCCTGGCGGATCTTCCGCTCGGTGTACGCGCCGCTGGCCACACCCGGCCTGGCGATCGTCGGCGTGCTGGCCTTCAACTACCACTGGAACGAGTTCTTCCGCCCGCTGATCCTGGAGACCTCCAGCCAGAACTACACGCTTCCGCTGGGCCTGGTCTCCCTGCAGGGCAACCTCGGTACCGGGTCGATCTCGGTGGTCCTGGCCGGGGTCGTGCTCTCGATGCTCCCCGCCGTCGCCGTGTTCGTCGTCGGCCAGCGCCCTCTGCGCGAGGGCATCACGTCCGCAGGAGTCAACCGTTGA
- a CDS encoding carbohydrate ABC transporter permease, protein MTNTQVPNSQVPAVRPRPGTPPAAAVRPSVRDRGARLLAALFLAPTVVGIVVFTVVPIIGSVVLSLFQWNVIDPPRFAGGANYRTTFTDSTVLVSFRNTLLFMVLAVALQLLIALSLALALNGRMPVWLRSLFRSAFFFPLVLSAASISVVMKYLFNQDFGVVNWLIGLVGVAPVPWLTSEHAAMATVVLVYVWQQFGFSFLLFVGGLNNIPKEIHEAAALDGATGLRKHLGITLPLLSPTLLVAAVVGIINALQVFEQPYVLTDGGPGDATRTVVMVIYERAFEQLDFGEASAVGVLLFALIMAVTALQFRLSRRFVHYQ, encoded by the coding sequence ATGACGAACACCCAGGTCCCGAACTCCCAGGTCCCCGCCGTACGTCCGCGGCCCGGCACGCCACCGGCCGCCGCCGTGCGGCCGTCCGTCCGCGACCGCGGCGCCCGGTTGCTGGCCGCGCTGTTCCTGGCGCCCACGGTCGTCGGCATCGTCGTCTTCACGGTCGTGCCGATCATCGGGTCCGTCGTGCTGAGCCTGTTCCAGTGGAACGTGATCGACCCGCCCCGTTTCGCCGGCGGCGCCAACTACCGCACGACCTTCACGGACTCGACCGTCCTGGTCTCCTTCCGCAACACGCTCCTCTTCATGGTCCTCGCGGTCGCGCTGCAACTGCTGATCGCGCTGTCGCTGGCGCTCGCGCTGAACGGGCGGATGCCGGTGTGGCTGCGGTCGCTGTTCCGTTCGGCGTTCTTCTTCCCGCTGGTGCTGTCCGCCGCCTCGATCTCGGTGGTGATGAAGTACCTGTTCAACCAGGACTTCGGGGTGGTGAACTGGCTGATCGGCCTGGTCGGCGTCGCGCCCGTGCCCTGGCTGACCTCGGAGCACGCGGCGATGGCCACGGTCGTCCTGGTCTACGTCTGGCAGCAGTTCGGTTTCTCGTTCCTGCTGTTCGTCGGCGGTCTGAACAACATCCCCAAGGAGATCCACGAGGCCGCCGCTCTCGACGGCGCGACCGGCCTGCGCAAGCACCTCGGCATCACGCTGCCGCTGCTGTCGCCGACGCTGCTCGTCGCGGCGGTGGTCGGCATCATCAACGCCCTGCAGGTCTTCGAACAGCCCTACGTCCTCACCGACGGCGGACCCGGCGACGCCACCCGCACCGTGGTGATGGTGATCTACGAGAGGGCCTTCGAGCAGCTCGACTTCGGCGAGGCATCCGCGGTGGGCGTGCTGCTCTTCGCGCTGATCATGGCGGTCACCGCCCTCCAGTTCCGGCTCAGCCGGCGTTTCGTCCACTACCAGTGA